One stretch of Plodia interpunctella isolate USDA-ARS_2022_Savannah chromosome 10, ilPloInte3.2, whole genome shotgun sequence DNA includes these proteins:
- the LOC128673209 gene encoding uncharacterized protein LOC128673209 isoform X1, translating into MIAVLDVGDNNSYFRSFLPAVNSPPVPHRDVSGSSSQYRPFNDEYATVQRRADRQAQPDVELERNKKDKKWSLGKLFRRKKKEEESPSSSESDEGVSTRSPSKKKAKKKKRTPAVNNFDHIVVRDTRRAQSLAHPHLKDTADDGVLSDPSAGFINYRAKTQLYGASKESLSLRDENSSRSMKTVLDTPTRKTRKGRLKARVEALRNSMRGESSSDEESLKSSNSSSMVRFRSDDSLMRSRDSSLNKRSRSARNERYIKRLSRDEENQLNKEAELIQQGYTKAEVEMLTRTPTSQSSGYGTCKREQNNKIKQEQTYSNDLSRRPLKSESISSFPSTQSYPSSINFNAKVNSEHINYSIKCPNSNIIREPLYVNNNREGNVNNHYERPENIMCVKFPLGNVTNIRKEERAPPVPPPRDMQRKVATPVSMYYEPNAIVTDTMGSKQNLLHGVPNNDFERIMRRSQERTIGQGFNGLRRPISNSEDHIAMQNNEYLQNFYYRNDQPRRPASVSAEPNHYGIYANTPPWRKKVEQPSLVKPEPVQLRQDYLYYADGSPRSRRPISIKTSQNGHENQYLSDSQASLTENIYRRPRNASEFWRKIDDAERQKRQQGIFANSRSKSEYASNTQINKPLMTDQNRRNINKTENSDYQNKNKIEYKQPSVDTTDGARIWKATTEYKRSITVDPPKSVISPSSKTHVRHKSDTFVPNSYQPLSDDEKNSERRKSTNLDDALNELEAIYNSLGLGDEDLLDRAERRELMTPKFNDHFNDWNGNDEDVQLRSQPTTPLRRVPRRSTLPDKLQDDMAFRRLNSLTKEKPSHKDTQAQISYMLASPVYVPYASDDDRNSDRNEPDIVHDDVVYRNIKQTNSRLKTVEPQPPFGIPIGPVTPAPQSDYLHATPENKIRSRFIPRRSPDIVSDDLAYRSLRKDNRHSSLFNGDEYNGHINNNHNYAEFPFTKESVANLKKKRAVRSLSANIFTMIQKEIDDAVNMSKMASIQKTHSNSDVMRRLRETFDNNDNEPDHYPRNKVKHRHNTISLFVNNIHTPTTHFAKDDSFVHNDDKYLAKPPSCDKSKSSSPSNRSPQSSKRSSKDEFQHVLSMLAQEAMDTSNKLGVALAELDKNRNNTEKKSDVQSKISDSRLTFLNGLTNTSCEETIPEIKHVQVHSEIISNRHDDNKPFKNEQESKGKKTEDSLLAISNQLHKVENQLKHSYEKELNFEDESRKLSNYINKAEERLKAEKATIANAEKRLVPDVVPLRIQNDSVKIEVIDEVPTKAESSNQSPPQPQINSLNPFLNMDDKIKEISEINAFKELKDGITDLIAGISQVNEKLFVPKVAKAENDVTYKNKITSITEAGEKLNQVTQPVTPQEKPHRASVNLSIYEDDLEIRKDAADSTEYNSSEELATIFKLDGSSRPQVKAVKEINNSESENVTRADLSSPKLVQSVNQHLRRLSVDQTNDTPSQSNSLPTNIVPWRAKRQNSSQKDNRGDSTQSKRSWRDSGTLMLACSYTLMFSQHLQDLDWLTLLGLLLAVITIIAMLII; encoded by the exons ATGATTGCCGTTTTGGATGTCGGAGACAACAATAGTTACTTCAGATCTTTTCTACCT GCTGTCAACTCACCACCGGTTCCTCATCGGGATGTCTCTGGCTCATCTTCTCAATACCGTCCCTTCAACGATGAATACGCCACAGTTCAACGTCGAGCTGACCGGCAAGCCCAGCCAGATGTTGAGCTCGAACGAAACAAGAAAGACAAGAAATGGTCACTTGGAAAACTGTTCCGAAGAAAGAAGAAGGAGGAAGAAAGTCCGTCGTCATCGGAAAGCGATGAAGGTGTCAGCACAAGATCTCCATCCAAAAAGAaggcaaagaagaagaaacgtACACCTgctgtaaataattttgatcatATTGTCGTCCGAGACACTAGACGCGCTCAGAGCTTGGCTCATCCTCATTTAAAGGATACAGCTGATGATGGTGTACTATCAGATCCCTCGGCTGGATTCATCAACTATCGAGCCAAGACTCAACTATACGGAGCTTCAAAAGAGTCTCTAAGTTTAAGAGATGAAAATTCCAGTCGTTCTATGAAAACAGTTTTAGATACTCCTACAAGAAAAACTAGAAAAGGAAGGCTGAAAGCTCGAGTAGAAGCTCTAAGAAACAGCATGAGAGGAGAATCAAGTAGTGATGAGGAATCACTGAAATCGTCAAATTCTTCGTCCATGGTCCGATTTCGAAGTGACGATTCGTTAATGCGATCGCGAGATAgttctttaaataaaagaagtaGAAGCGCTAGAAACGAAAGATATATAAAACGGTTATCTCGCGATGAAGAAAATCAGTTGAACAAAGAAgctgaattaattcaacaAGGCTACACAAAAGCAGAAGTTGAAATGTTAACACGAACACCGACGAGTCAGAGTAGTGGATACGGAACTTGCAAACGcgaacaaaacaataaaataaaacaagagcAGACGTATTCTAACGATTTAAGTCGGCGCCCGCTTAAATCTGAATCAATATCATCATTTCCATCCACTCAAAGTTATCCTTCAtcgattaattttaatgcaaaAGTTAACAGCGAACATATTAACTATTCCATAAAATGCCCAAACAGTAACATAATTAGGGAACCGCTTTACGTTAATAACAACAGAGAGGGCAACGTAAATAACCACTACGAAAGACCTGAAAACATAATGTGTGTTAAGTTTCCTTTGGGAAACGTTACTAATATAAGGAAAGAAGAGAGAGCCCCACCAGTACCACCTCCTCGTGACATGCAAAGAAAGGTCGCCACTCCTGTGTCAATGTACTATGAGCCAAATGCCATAGTAACTGATACTATGGgtagtaaacaaaatttacttcaCGGTGTACCCAACAACGACTTTGAGAGAATTATGCGACGAAGCCAAGAAAGAACGATCGGTCAAGGTTTCAATGGGTTACGACGACCTATTTCGAACTCCGAAGATCATATTGCAATGCAAAACAACGAATACCTGCAAAACTTTTACTATAGGAATGATCAACCTCGAAGACCTGCTTCAGTTTCGGCAGAGCCTAATCATTATGGCATTTATGCAAATACACCGCCGTGGAGGAAGAAAGTTGAGCAACCATCACTTGTAAAACCCGAACCTGTTCAATTAAGACaggattatttatattacgcTGATGGCAGCCCAAGATCACGGCGGCCAATAAGCATAAAAACTAGTCAAAATGGCCATGAAAATCAATACTTAAGTGATTCACAGGCATCActaacagaaaatatatatcgcAGACCTCGGAATGCTTCAGAATTTTGGAGAAAAATTGATGACGCTGAGAGACAAAAAAGACAGCAAGGGATTTTCGCCAATTCTCGAAGTAAAAGTGAATATGCTAgcaatacacaaataaataaaccattgATGACAGATcaaaatagaagaaatattaataaaacggAAAATAGTGactatcaaaacaaaaacaaaattgaatacaAACAACCCTCTGTTGATACTACAGATGGTGCTAGAATATGGAAAGCTACAACAGAGTACAAGCGATCCATTACGGTGGACCCACCTAAATCTGTTATATCTCCTTCGTCTAAAACTCATGTACGTCACAAATCTGACACATTTGTACCAAATTCCTATCAACCACTATCGGATGATGAGAAAAATTCTGAACGCAGAAAATCTACAAACCTTGATGACGCTCTCAATGAGCTAGAGgcaatttataatagtttaggTTTAGGTGACGAAGATTTGTTAGATAGAGCCGAACGCCGAGAGCTAATGACGCCAAAGTTTAATGATCATTTTAATGATTGGAACGGCAATGATGAGGATGTGCAACTACGAAGTCAACCAACGACCCCTTTGAGGCGAGTGCCAAGACGATCTACATTACCTGACAAATTACAGGATGATATGGCATTCCGTAGGTTGAATTCGTTAACAAAAGAAAAGCCAAGCCATAAAGATACTCAGGCTCAAATAAGTTACATGTTGGCTTCTCCTGTTTACGTACCGTATGCGTCAGATGATGATAGAAATTCAGATCGAAACGAACCAGATATTGTACATGATGATGTCGTGTACAGAAATATTAAACAGACTAATAGTAGATTGAAAACAGTTGAGCCACAACCACCGTTTGGTATTCCGATAGGGCCAGTGACACCAGCTCCACAAAGCGACTATTTACATGCTACACCAGAAAATAAGATTAGATCTAGATTTATACCAAGAAGATCTCCTGATATTGTATCCGATGATTTAGCGTACAGAAGTCTAAGGAAAGATAATAGACATTCATCCTTATTTAATGGAGATGAATATAATGGCCACATTAATAACAATCATAACTATGCAGAATTTCCATTCACAAAAGAATCAGTagccaatttaaaaaagaaaagagcAGTTCGGTCTCTGTCTGCTAATATATTCACTATGATACAAAAAGAGATTGACGATGCTGTAAATATGAGTAAAATGGCTTCAATACAAAAGACACATAGCAATTCTGATGTAATGAGACGTCTGCGTGAGACCTTTGACAATAACGATAATGAACCGGACCACTACCCACGTAATAAGGTAAAACATAGACACAACACTATTAGTCTTTTTGTCAATAACATCCACACTCCCACTACCCATTTTGCAAAAGACGATTCATTTGTTcataatgatgataaatatCTTGCTAAGCCTCCATCTTGTGATAAGTCCAAAAGTTCATCACCATCAAACAGATCACCACAGTCATCAAAACGTTCATCAAAAGATGAATTTCAGCATGTGCTAAGTATGTTAGCCCAAGAAGCTATGGATACTAGTAATAAATTAGGCGTAGCTTTAGCCGAATTAGATAAGAACAGGAACAACACTGAGAAGAAATCAGACGTACAGTCCAAAATATCTGATAGtagattaacttttttaaatggtttAACAAATACGTCCTGTGAAGAAACTatacctgaaataaaacatgtacAAGTGCATTCGGAAATCATAAGTAATAGACACGATGACAATAAACCTTTTAAAAATGAACAAGAATCCAAAGGTAAAAAAACTGAAGACAGTTTGCTTGCAATATCAAATCAACTACATAAAGtagaaaatcaattaaaacatAGCTATGAAAAAgaactaaattttgaagatgaGAGTAGAAAGCTCTCTAATTACATAAACAAAGCTGAAGAACGATTGAAAGCCGAAAAAGCTACCATAGCTAATGCTGAAAAAAGATTGGTTCCTGATGTTGTACCCTTGAGAATACAGAATGACTCTGTTAAAATTGAAGTCATTGATGAAGTTCCAACCAAAGCAGAATCCAGTAATCAGTCACCACCACAACctcaaataaattcattgaatCCATTCTTAAATATGgacgataaaataaaagaaatcagCGAAATAAATGCCTTCAAAGAATTGAAAGACGGAATTACCGACTTAATAGCTGGTATATCACAGGTTAATGAAAAACTGTTCGTTCCTAAAGTTGCGAAAGCTGAAAATGatgtaacatataaaaataaaataacaagcaTCACGGAAGCCGGTGAAAAGTTAAATCAAGTTACACAACCTGTTACTCCACAAGAAAAGCCGCACAGAGCTTCTGTAAATTTGTCTATATACGAAGATGATCTAGAAATAAGGAAAGATGCTGCTGACTCCACCGAATACAACTCGTCTGAGGAATTGGCGACGATATTCAAATTAGATGGTAGCTCAAGACCACAGGTAAAAGCTGTGAAAGAGATTAATAATTCAGAGTCTGAAAACGTAACACGTGCAGATCTCAGTTCTCCGAAACTCGTTCAGAGTGTGAATCAGCACTTACGAAGGCTCTCGGTCGACCAAACAAACGATACTCCTAGTCAAAGCAACTCACTGCCTACTAACATAGTGCCGTGGAGAGCTAAAAGGCAAAATAGTTCACAAAAAGATAATAGAG GCGATAGCACGCAGTCGAAGCGCAGTTGGCGTGACTCTGGCACGTTGATGTTAGCTTGTTCCTACACCTTGATGTTCTCCCAACACCTCCAGGATCTGGACTGGCTGACGCTGCTCGGCTTGCTACTGGCCGTCATCACCATTATCGCTatgcttattatttaa